The following nucleotide sequence is from Deltaproteobacteria bacterium.
CGCTTGCCACGAGTTCTGCCTCAGCCGCCCGTCTGGCAGGAAAACCGAGGTCGATGGCCGCCCTTTTGGCGGTCTTTTTCGCCATCGTCGCGTCCAGGACAGACGAGACCGGTATCTCCTCACAGATCGGAGTCCGTGGGGCTGGGTGCAGGCGAGGGCTGTAAGAGGGGGAAAACGGCTTGTTCTGCATCGAGGGCGAAGGAGACCTCTTCGAAATGGATGTCGAAATCGAGAAGGGTCAGGACCACTGGCACAGAAAGCCCGGCGATGATGACCGAGGTGTCGAGGGGCATAAGGGTGCGGGCGAGTCGTTCTATATGTCGAGCCAGGTATGTGTCCACCACCTCCACTGAAGAAAGATCCACCACGACCCTTTTTGTTTCGCGGGCCTTTGCCTCGCTGGTGAT
It contains:
- a CDS encoding STAS domain-containing protein, which encodes MTPHVFIPLGEVIIVAPPEDIDDESVERLISKITSEAKARETKRVVVDLSSVEVVDTYLARHIERLARTLMPLDTSVIIAGLSVPVVLTLLDFDIHFEEVSFALDAEQAVFPLLQPSPAPSPTDSDL